A part of Leifsonia xyli subsp. xyli str. CTCB07 genomic DNA contains:
- a CDS encoding metallophosphoesterase, producing MRARALRAAGAALTALAAGGATAFAYGSLIERQAFTLRTVTVPVLPAGSDAIRVLHLSDLHMAPWQHDKQQWIRSLARFEPDLIVDTGDNLSHQDGLRGIRAALDVFRGVPGVFVHGSNDYFGPQLKNPFKYFTGPSKRRGSTSPRLDTAALTEYLSGLGWLDLNNAAGALEVRGTHLELFGVDDPHIRYDRMAAIPGALDELRENDPYSDDTAWPGDGPRPERPTVTLGVVHAPYRRVLDSFVTYGASMIFAGHTHGGQVCVPGYGALVTNCDIPRKQAKGLSLWRHAFRTAYLNVSAGLGTSIYAPVRFACRPEATLVTLTAAE from the coding sequence ATGAGAGCGCGCGCGCTTCGAGCGGCAGGCGCCGCGCTGACGGCCCTCGCCGCTGGCGGCGCGACCGCCTTCGCCTACGGGTCGCTCATCGAACGCCAAGCATTCACTCTGCGCACAGTGACGGTTCCGGTGCTACCAGCCGGATCGGACGCCATCCGGGTGCTGCACCTCTCCGATCTGCACATGGCTCCGTGGCAGCACGACAAGCAGCAGTGGATACGTTCCCTGGCGCGGTTCGAGCCCGACCTGATCGTGGACACCGGCGACAATCTGAGCCACCAGGACGGCCTCAGGGGCATCCGCGCAGCGCTCGATGTCTTCCGCGGCGTACCCGGCGTCTTCGTACACGGCTCGAACGACTACTTCGGCCCCCAGCTGAAGAACCCGTTCAAATATTTCACCGGCCCGTCCAAGAGGCGCGGCTCCACCTCGCCCCGGCTCGACACGGCCGCTCTGACGGAATACTTGAGCGGCCTCGGCTGGCTCGACCTCAACAACGCCGCCGGGGCTCTGGAGGTGCGTGGCACGCACCTCGAGCTGTTCGGTGTCGACGACCCGCACATCCGCTATGATCGCATGGCAGCGATCCCGGGAGCGCTCGACGAACTGCGCGAGAACGATCCGTACTCCGACGACACGGCCTGGCCCGGCGACGGCCCGCGACCGGAACGCCCGACGGTGACTCTCGGCGTCGTCCACGCGCCCTACCGTCGTGTGCTTGATTCGTTCGTGACCTATGGCGCTTCGATGATCTTCGCCGGGCACACGCACGGGGGCCAGGTGTGTGTGCCCGGCTACGGCGCACTCGTCACGAACTGCGACATCCCCCGCAAGCAGGCGAAAGGTTTGAGCCTGTGGCGGCACGCCTTCCGCACGGCCTACCTGAACGTGTCCGCGGGGCTCGGAACGTCGATCTACGCACCGGTGCGCTTCGCATGCAGGCCGGAGGCGACGCTGGTCACGCTGACGGCGGCAGAGTGA
- a CDS encoding transglycosylase domain-containing protein, with the protein MSAKKPQARGGLGAVGAFVGMSAVAGLLVTAAVTPAIAVTGMAANNSIGIFEGLPEYLQIGQLAQPTTIYAKNADGSDIVLATFYSQNRLPVAFDQISQSAKDAAIAGEDPRFYTHGGVDIQGTMRGVLSTVSGGGVQGGSSITQQYVKNVLLQKCEAMPVKTKDQKAKYQDCVDDSTGITPDRKVKEMKYAIGLEKKYPKDELLVGYLNIAGFGGSVYGIEAAAHYYYNTTAAALTPAQAASLIAIVNEPTGLKLDNSDSESNGAANGYAKNKERRNYILSKMYEYKKLTKAQYDEAVGTPIQPQITPSLRGCQTAGGAAYFCDYVQKIVLNDASFGKDADTRAANFNRGGYKIYTSLDVDLQQTAEETLASYVPPVYDKADLGGVLVGVQPGTGRVLYMAQNKQYSQDPDVLKSGAQYSSVNYATDQDYGGSNGFQVGSTYKVFTLAEWLKQGHSLNETVNANVRTYTKFKNSCSGDWNGTYRPANDSGNEEGIRSAQNATTNSINTAFVAMASELDLCDIKGDAEAFGVHTATGSSLNMDPASVLGTNNIAPLTMATAFAGIANNGMTCSPIAIDKIVGGNGKEVSAPQSKCTQSVDPAIANTMAKALKDPIESGTAAGMNRTGKDMLGKTGTTDNNEQLWLIASTTKVAGAYWVGNITRHQDMRRISPTHGTTPAAARTAVMRTMMSAAVGKYGGDPFPSPPDKLVRGVQVSIPDLAGKTPAEAKSILTGLGLDSADGGPQDSAQPAGTVSATDPATGTPVSKGTQVTVYTSNGALVTIPNVVGMKVSDAQKTMADAGFVIKLTGESSPDAIVQAEEPGAGSAARPGTQVTLTAQRATQPTPAPGAGG; encoded by the coding sequence ATGTCTGCGAAAAAACCACAGGCTAGAGGTGGGCTCGGAGCCGTCGGCGCGTTCGTCGGCATGAGCGCCGTGGCCGGTCTTCTGGTCACCGCCGCCGTCACACCCGCCATCGCAGTGACGGGCATGGCCGCCAACAACAGCATCGGCATCTTCGAGGGGCTGCCCGAGTACCTCCAGATCGGGCAGCTCGCCCAGCCGACCACGATCTACGCGAAGAACGCCGACGGTTCCGACATCGTGCTCGCCACTTTCTACTCCCAGAACCGGTTGCCGGTCGCCTTCGATCAGATCTCGCAGTCGGCGAAGGATGCCGCGATCGCCGGCGAGGACCCGCGCTTCTACACGCATGGCGGTGTCGACATCCAGGGCACCATGCGCGGTGTCCTCTCGACGGTCTCCGGCGGCGGTGTCCAGGGCGGCTCCTCGATCACGCAGCAGTACGTGAAGAACGTGCTGCTGCAGAAGTGCGAGGCGATGCCGGTCAAGACAAAGGATCAGAAGGCCAAGTACCAGGACTGCGTCGACGACTCCACAGGCATCACGCCAGACCGCAAAGTCAAGGAGATGAAGTACGCCATCGGCCTGGAGAAGAAATATCCCAAAGACGAACTCCTCGTCGGCTATCTCAACATCGCCGGCTTCGGCGGCTCGGTCTACGGTATCGAAGCCGCCGCTCATTACTACTACAACACGACGGCTGCGGCGCTGACCCCGGCGCAGGCTGCCAGCCTCATCGCGATCGTGAACGAGCCGACCGGGCTGAAGCTCGACAACTCCGACTCCGAATCCAACGGCGCCGCCAACGGCTACGCCAAGAACAAGGAGCGCCGCAACTACATCCTCAGCAAGATGTACGAGTACAAGAAGCTCACCAAAGCACAGTACGACGAAGCGGTCGGAACACCGATCCAGCCCCAGATCACCCCGTCGCTGCGCGGCTGCCAGACCGCGGGCGGGGCCGCGTACTTCTGCGACTACGTGCAGAAGATCGTGCTGAACGACGCATCGTTCGGCAAGGACGCCGACACCCGCGCTGCGAACTTCAACCGCGGCGGCTATAAGATCTACACCTCGCTGGACGTCGACCTGCAGCAGACGGCGGAGGAAACGCTCGCCTCCTACGTCCCGCCGGTCTACGACAAAGCGGATCTCGGCGGAGTGCTGGTCGGCGTTCAGCCGGGCACCGGGCGTGTGCTCTACATGGCTCAGAACAAGCAGTACAGCCAGGATCCGGACGTCCTCAAATCCGGCGCTCAGTACAGCTCGGTGAACTACGCGACAGACCAGGACTACGGTGGGTCGAACGGCTTCCAGGTGGGCTCCACCTACAAAGTGTTCACGCTCGCCGAGTGGCTCAAGCAGGGGCACTCGCTCAACGAGACCGTGAACGCGAACGTGCGCACCTACACCAAATTCAAAAACTCTTGCTCGGGAGACTGGAACGGCACCTACCGGCCGGCCAACGACTCCGGCAACGAAGAGGGCATCCGGAGCGCGCAGAACGCGACCACGAACTCGATCAACACGGCGTTCGTCGCAATGGCGAGCGAGCTCGATCTCTGCGACATCAAGGGCGACGCCGAGGCATTCGGCGTTCACACGGCGACCGGCTCCAGCCTCAACATGGACCCGGCATCGGTGCTTGGCACCAACAACATCGCGCCGCTCACGATGGCGACCGCTTTCGCAGGCATCGCGAACAACGGAATGACATGCTCACCGATCGCGATCGACAAGATCGTCGGCGGCAACGGCAAAGAGGTCTCCGCGCCTCAGAGCAAATGCACGCAGTCGGTCGACCCCGCCATCGCGAACACGATGGCGAAGGCCTTGAAAGACCCGATCGAGAGCGGGACCGCAGCAGGAATGAACCGCACCGGCAAGGACATGCTGGGCAAGACCGGAACAACCGACAACAACGAGCAGCTCTGGCTCATCGCCTCCACGACGAAAGTCGCCGGTGCCTACTGGGTCGGCAACATCACCAGACACCAAGACATGCGGCGCATCTCCCCGACGCACGGCACGACACCGGCCGCCGCCCGTACCGCGGTCATGCGCACCATGATGTCCGCTGCCGTGGGCAAATACGGCGGCGACCCCTTCCCCTCCCCGCCGGACAAGCTCGTCCGCGGCGTGCAGGTGTCCATTCCGGATCTGGCTGGCAAGACTCCGGCCGAGGCGAAGTCCATCCTGACCGGGCTGGGCCTCGATTCGGCCGACGGTGGCCCGCAGGACTCGGCACAGCCCGCGGGAACAGTGTCCGCAACCGATCCGGCCACCGGAACGCCGGTGAGCAAGGGCACGCAGGTGACCGTCTACACGAGCAACGGCGCGCTGGTGACGATCCCCAACGTCGTTGGAATGAAGGTGTCCGACGCCCAGAAAACGATGGCCGACGCTGGTTTCGTCATCAAACTCACCGGCGAGAGCAGCCCTGACGCCATCGTGCAGGCCGAGGAGCCCGGGGCGGGGAGCGCAGCCAGACCGGGAACCCAGGTGACCCTGACCGCCCAGAGAGCGACCCAGCCCACTCCGGCGCCCGGCGCAGGCGGATGA